Genomic segment of Bacteroidota bacterium:
AATAGCTGCTATAGAAGCAACAGCAGATGGATTGTGCTGGAATTTTTCACCAATGGTTGACATTGCCCGTGATCCGCGTTGGGGCCGCGTTGCAGAAGGTGGTGGCGAAGATACTTATCTCGGTTCTCAAATTGCAACAGCAATGGTTAAAGGTTACCAGGGTGATGATCTCAGCAAGAACAATACATTGATGGCTTGTGTAAAACATTTTGCATTATATGGCGCTTCTGAAGCAGGCCGTGATTACAATACAACCGATATGAGCCGGGTGAGAATGTACAATGAATATTTACCACCGTATAAAGCTGCGGTGGATGCAGGTGTTGGCAGTGTGATGAGTTCATTCAATGAAATTGATGGCTTACCTGCTACTGCAAATAAATGGTTGCTGACCGATCTGCTCCGTCATCAATGGGGTTTTAAAGGTTTTGTGGTTTCTGATTATACATCAGTAAACGAAATGATCAATCATGGTATAGGAGATCTGCAAACTGTTTCCGCTTTGGCATTGAATGCCGGTCTTGATATGGATATGGTTGGTGAAGGATTTTTAACCACACTAAAAAAATCTATTGATGAAGGAAAGACAACACATGTGCAGGTGGATGAAGCTTGCAGAAGAATACTGGAAGCAAAATATAAATTAGGTTTGTTTGAAGATCCCTTCCGTTATATAGATGAAAGCAAACCGGCTAAAGAAATATTGACAACACAGCGAAGAAAAGAAGCAAGAGAAATTGCAGCAAAAACTTTTGTGCTGCTGAAAAATAACAATCAATCCCTGCCATTAAAAAGATCCGGGACAATTGCGTTGATCGGGCCATTGGCAAATGATAAAAGTAATATGTTGGGTACATGGGCGGTTAGTGCTGATAGACAAATGTCCATTCCTGTTTTCGATGGAATGAAAAATGTTGGGGGTTCATCCGTAAATATTCTTTATGCAAAAGGCGCCAATATTTCTGACGATACTTTGTTTGCTAAAAAAGTAAACGTATTCGGTACGAGGATCGATATAGACAAACGTAGTGCCGATGTGATGCTTAAAGAAGCTCTTGATATTGCAAAAAGATCGGATGTAATTGTTGCCGTGGTAGGCGAGGCTTCGGAGATGAGTGGTGAAGCAGCAAGTCGTACTGATATTATCATTCCTGAAAGTCAAAAGAAATTGATCAGGGCTTTATCAGGAACAGGCAAACCTCTTGTATTGGTTGTAATGACAGGTCGTCCGCTTGCGTTGACTGAAGAAAATGAATTAGCAAGCTCAATACTTGTTACATGGCATGCAGGCACAGAAGCTGGTAATGCCATCGCTGATGTTTTATTTGGCAATTATAATCCTGCTGGAAAATTGTCCGCTACATTTCCAAGAAATGTTGGACAAGTACCAATTTTTTATAATCATAAAAATACAGGGCGGCCCTCAGCGCCAAATTCACCAAAGTTTCAATCAAATTATCTTGATGTACCAAATACACCGCTGTTTCCTTTTGGCTATGGTTTAAGTTACACTGCATTTTCTTATGGTAATATTTCTGTAAGTAAAACAAGTGCTAAGGGAAATGAAAAGATTACTGCATCCATTACAGTTACTAATACCGGGAAATATGATGGTGAAGAAGTAGTACAGTTATATATACGTGATGTAGTGGGCAGCATTGCCAGGCCATTAAAAGAATTAAAAGGTTTTCAAAAGATCAACCTGAAAGCCGGTGAATCCAAAACTGTTTCATTCAACATTTCACCCGATGACCTAAAATTTTATAATTATGATCTCGAGTATGATTGGGAATCTGGTGACTTTGAGATCATGATAGGCGGAAATTCAAAAGATGTGAAGGCAGTTAAGGTGAACTGGGTAAAATAAACCCCACATAAACTCCATTTTCCTTTTTTGCAAGAAATGACGTAAAAAAATTGCTTAGGTTATTCTCCTGATTGTTTAACTTTAGTATTGCTTGCTTAATTGTTGTGATTGCTTATGCTACATACTGCAAAAATGATTTGCCCCGCCTGCTCTCACAGGATGATGATAGGGGTGATTTTACAGAATTGTATAACCGCTACTGGAAAAAATTATTTGCCATCGCATCCAGCCGGCTGAAAGAAAGAGAAACTGCTAAAGATATTGTTCATGATATTTTGCCAGCCTGTGGAAAAGCCGGTGCAGACCTGCATTTTACAGACGGCTTGTCAAGAAGTGAACGGTTAGAAAAGTGTTTGAAAAACTAGAACTAACCGGCGAAGTGAAATTTAAAACAGAAAGAAGAAAAATTATCGGTTCACCCTAAAATATATGCTTATGCTTAACTGCTTTATGAATGCCGTAAAAGATGGATAGCAAAAAAACTGTTGCATAAACAAAACCGGAACTTTGTTCCAGGCATTGGTTTGTGCATCAACAGGCATACAAGTAAGATTGCTTATTCATTAACATAAACTCAAAGAAATTATGTACTTCACCGTCTTCAGAAAATCCGGATTGTTTACAAACGGATCTCTGACCAAAACATTTCAGATTATGAAACTCACAACAGTTTTTATAATCGCTGCTTGCATGCAGGTAAGTGCCAGGGACTATTCCCAAAAAGTAACATTGAACGGGAACAGCATTACCCTGCAAAAAGTATTTGAGGAAATAAAAAAACAAACAGGCTACCAGTTTTTTTATGCGGAAGAAACCATACAATCTGCCCGCCCCGTAACGGTTAGCTTGAAAAAGGTTTCATTAGAAACAGCATTGAATGCTGTTTTCGAAAGTCAGCCTCTTTCTTACACTATTTCTGAAAACACAATTATTGTAAGAAAAAAATCGGTAACAAGTATGATGGCAAATGAAATAGTATTAGCAGCGCCGCTTCCTGCACCGATAACTGGAAAAGTAACCGATGATAAAGGTCAGCCGCTGGAAGGCGCAACTGTACTTATAAAAGGAACACCTAATGGTACTAAAACAAATGCCTCTGGTGATTTTTCAATCGAAGCTGACGCAAATGCAACATTGATCATTTCTTATGTGGGATTTATAACAATAGAAGTAAAAGCTGTTGCTGGTGCTGCTAATGTGCAATTGAAACCTCAGGCCAATTCAGTGGAAGCAGTAGTTGTGGTAGGTTATGGTACATCTAAAAAAAGAGACCTTACAGGGTCTATATCTTCAGTGAAAGGTGAAGAAGTAGCTAAGATGCCTTCTACAAATCCTATTTCATCTTTACAGGGTAAAGTACCGGGACTAACTGTTTCCAATACTGGTAGAGCAGGTGCAACCCCGGTAGTTCGCATCAGGGGAGTAAACAGTACTAATAGTGCCAACCCGGTATATGTGGTAGACGGAATTCTGCAGGATAATATTGATTTTTTAAATCCTGCTGATATTGAATCAATAGATGTGTTGAGAGATCCTTCGTCCATCGCTATCTATGGTTTGCGTGGTGCGAATGGTGTAATCGCTATTACTTCTAAAAAAGCAGCAAGAGGACAAACCCGTATCAGTCTGCAGAGTTCAGTGGGTATTCAGACAGTGAATGATAAAATTGAACTGACCGATGCTGCAGGGTTTAAAAAATTATATACAGCACAGCTGGCAAATATTAATGCAGCACCATTTGACTATACCAACTATACAGCCAATACTAACTGGCAGGATTTGGTTTTGCGTGATGCTGTGGTAACTGCTACCAACCTGAGTATTTCCAACAGTGGTGAAAAGTCAAGCACATTACTGAATGTTGGATACACAAACCAGGAAGGTGTTCTGAAGAATGATAATTTTGAAAGATTTCTTCTTCGCCTGAATGAAGAAATAAGGATCAACAAAAATATTAAAGTAGGTGGTGAAGTAACGGGCTATTATTATCAAACAGACCCGCCTGCAGCTTCCATTACGAATGCATTATGGGCAGCGCCGATAGTACCCATACAACAGGATGAAGATACTTATTACAGCATGCCTTCATTTCAACGGGCACAGGTTGGTAATCCCATTGCTACATTAAACCGCAATAACAGAAACTCCATTGAAAAAGGAACCCGTGTAATTAGCAGCCTTTTTGCTGAAATAAAATTCTTAAAAAGTTTTACATGGAGGTCAACTGTATATGGGGACCTCTGGTTTAATACAGCAAGAAGTTATGTGCAACTTCCTTTTGAATTTATTAATCTTGGAGAGGGTGCAGCACCTACGACTATTACTACTGATAATTCCATCCGTACATCTGTAACACAGGAACAAGCTGAATCAAAACGTTTTCAACAGGATCACACATTGTCTTATGACAAAAAGATGGGCAATGGTCATTCTATAAATGCAATTGCTGGTTTTACCACATTATATAATTATTCATCTTTTGTAAATGGTACAAGAAGGGATACAAGTGTAAATGTTCCGGACAGTCCCGAATTCTGGTACGTCGGTATTATTAATGCAAATAACCCAACTACCAATGGCGGCGGAGGTGCCGAAGGTTCTATTGTGGGTGGATTTGCAAGAGTAGGTTATAATTATATGGGTAAATATCTTGTGAATGCAACAATAAGAAGAGATGGTAGTTCCAAATTTGCACCGGAAAATCGCTGGGGCACATTTGGCAGTATAGGTGCTGGCTGGGTAGTAAGCGATGAAAACTTTCTTAATAATATAGAGGCAATTGATTTTTTAAAAGTACGTGTAGCCTGGGGTGTTACAGGGAATGCAAATGGATTTGCTGAAAATTTATGGAGACCCGGAATTCAAAATGCATCTACAGCAATTTTTGGTGACAATGTATATTCTTCTATACAAGCTGCCTATATACCCGACCCTGACCTGCATTGGGAAACAGTACAGGGTATTGATGTAGGTTTTGATGTAAGAGCATTAGACAATCGCCTGAATGCAGAAATAACTTTTTATAACCGTACTACCACCGATATACTTACTGCTGTAACACTTCCTAATGATTCACGCAGTTATTTTACCAACCTCGGTAAAATAACTAATAAGGGTATTGAGATAAGTACAGGATGGGGTGATAAATTAGGAATGGGCCTCAACTATAGATTGTCAGCTAATTTCAGTTACAATGAAAACATAGTAAACTCAATCGGTGATAATTTCAATTTCCAGATACTTGGCAATGGCGGAGTAAACCGTACCAATACAGGTTCTTCCATTGGCCATTTT
This window contains:
- a CDS encoding TonB-dependent receptor is translated as MYFTVFRKSGLFTNGSLTKTFQIMKLTTVFIIAACMQVSARDYSQKVTLNGNSITLQKVFEEIKKQTGYQFFYAEETIQSARPVTVSLKKVSLETALNAVFESQPLSYTISENTIIVRKKSVTSMMANEIVLAAPLPAPITGKVTDDKGQPLEGATVLIKGTPNGTKTNASGDFSIEADANATLIISYVGFITIEVKAVAGAANVQLKPQANSVEAVVVVGYGTSKKRDLTGSISSVKGEEVAKMPSTNPISSLQGKVPGLTVSNTGRAGATPVVRIRGVNSTNSANPVYVVDGILQDNIDFLNPADIESIDVLRDPSSIAIYGLRGANGVIAITSKKAARGQTRISLQSSVGIQTVNDKIELTDAAGFKKLYTAQLANINAAPFDYTNYTANTNWQDLVLRDAVVTATNLSISNSGEKSSTLLNVGYTNQEGVLKNDNFERFLLRLNEEIRINKNIKVGGEVTGYYYQTDPPAASITNALWAAPIVPIQQDEDTYYSMPSFQRAQVGNPIATLNRNNRNSIEKGTRVISSLFAEIKFLKSFTWRSTVYGDLWFNTARSYVQLPFEFINLGEGAAPTTITTDNSIRTSVTQEQAESKRFQQDHTLSYDKKMGNGHSINAIAGFTTLYNYSSFVNGTRRDTSVNVPDSPEFWYVGIINANNPTTNGGGGAEGSIVGGFARVGYNYMGKYLVNATIRRDGSSKFAPENRWGTFGSIGAGWVVSDENFLNNIEAIDFLKVRVAWGVTGNANGFAENLWRPGIQNASTAIFGDNVYSSIQAAYIPDPDLHWETVQGIDVGFDVRALDNRLNAEITFYNRTTTDILTAVTLPNDSRSYFTNLGKITNKGIEISTGWGDKLGMGLNYRLSANFSYNENIVNSIGDNFNFQILGNGGVNRTNTGSSIGHFYGYTQTGIYQSVADMDKQPTFSNSLPGDISYKDLNNDGVITTADRGYIGTPFPPYSFGGNISLDYKGFDFEIDGQGAAGHKIYTQRRTATFAVLNYEANRLNAWTTPGSTNIEPILDNTRGNNFLMSTYYLEPGDYFRIRMLQVGYTFTKGFITKASIKNIRVYLSAQNLKTWSQVTGYSPEPLIGSILGGGADNGAYPVPAIYSLGINLNF
- the bglX gene encoding beta-glucosidase BglX, which gives rise to MKRIILINVLLISVTAFTQSSQDAKMKAFIDDLVMKMTLDEKIGQLNLVTPGGGVATGAVVSSGVEQKIKEGKVGGLFGITGVEKIKVVQTMVVTQSRLKIPLIFGSDIIHGYKTIHPIPLGLSASWDMKMIEQSARIAAIEATADGLCWNFSPMVDIARDPRWGRVAEGGGEDTYLGSQIATAMVKGYQGDDLSKNNTLMACVKHFALYGASEAGRDYNTTDMSRVRMYNEYLPPYKAAVDAGVGSVMSSFNEIDGLPATANKWLLTDLLRHQWGFKGFVVSDYTSVNEMINHGIGDLQTVSALALNAGLDMDMVGEGFLTTLKKSIDEGKTTHVQVDEACRRILEAKYKLGLFEDPFRYIDESKPAKEILTTQRRKEAREIAAKTFVLLKNNNQSLPLKRSGTIALIGPLANDKSNMLGTWAVSADRQMSIPVFDGMKNVGGSSVNILYAKGANISDDTLFAKKVNVFGTRIDIDKRSADVMLKEALDIAKRSDVIVAVVGEASEMSGEAASRTDIIIPESQKKLIRALSGTGKPLVLVVMTGRPLALTEENELASSILVTWHAGTEAGNAIADVLFGNYNPAGKLSATFPRNVGQVPIFYNHKNTGRPSAPNSPKFQSNYLDVPNTPLFPFGYGLSYTAFSYGNISVSKTSAKGNEKITASITVTNTGKYDGEEVVQLYIRDVVGSIARPLKELKGFQKINLKAGESKTVSFNISPDDLKFYNYDLEYDWESGDFEIMIGGNSKDVKAVKVNWVK